A window of the Synechococcus sp. M16.1 genome harbors these coding sequences:
- a CDS encoding DUF952 domain-containing protein, translated as MLPILYSFRRCPYAMRARWALLEAGLLVQWREIALKAKPAEMLAVSPKGTVPVLVLPDGSVIEESLAVMHWALDQADPRELHNAGDASALIEQNDGAFKHHLDRFKYTDRYPGTNKDEQRAAGLAILQDWNQRIADQGWLLGERCSLADVALWPFVRQWRIADPEGFDNDNSLEALRHWLQRFLEDPRFERLMQRADPWNAGGQQHHFPADAVPVPLDQPLFHLTLKADWQGAQANGSYRISTRGMSLEQVGFIHCSWQEQVQATFERFYADAGEVLLLEIDPAAVNAPLRADAIPSGELFPHLYGPLPLKAVRSVGTMQAAA; from the coding sequence GTGCTGCCGATCCTCTACAGCTTTCGACGCTGCCCCTACGCCATGCGCGCCCGCTGGGCTCTGCTCGAAGCAGGACTGTTGGTTCAGTGGCGGGAGATCGCACTGAAGGCCAAGCCGGCGGAGATGTTGGCGGTCTCCCCCAAGGGCACCGTGCCCGTGTTGGTGTTGCCGGACGGCAGCGTGATCGAAGAAAGCCTGGCGGTGATGCACTGGGCCCTGGATCAAGCAGACCCTCGCGAGCTGCACAACGCCGGCGATGCCTCAGCGCTGATCGAGCAGAACGACGGCGCGTTCAAACATCATCTCGACCGCTTCAAATACACCGACCGCTACCCCGGCACCAACAAAGACGAGCAACGGGCCGCCGGGCTGGCCATCCTTCAGGACTGGAACCAGAGGATCGCTGATCAGGGCTGGCTGCTGGGCGAGCGCTGCTCACTGGCGGATGTCGCCCTCTGGCCGTTCGTGCGGCAGTGGCGCATCGCCGATCCCGAGGGATTCGACAACGACAACAGCCTGGAAGCTCTTCGCCACTGGCTCCAGCGCTTCCTCGAGGATCCCCGCTTTGAGCGGCTGATGCAGCGGGCCGACCCCTGGAATGCCGGGGGGCAACAACACCACTTCCCCGCCGATGCTGTGCCGGTGCCCTTGGATCAGCCTCTGTTTCACCTGACCCTCAAGGCCGACTGGCAGGGCGCCCAGGCCAACGGCAGCTACCGCATCTCCACCCGGGGAATGAGCTTGGAGCAGGTGGGCTTCATCCACTGCTCCTGGCAGGAGCAGGTGCAGGCCACCTTTGAGCGGTTCTACGCCGACGCCGGCGAGGTGCTGCTGCTGGAGATTGATCCCGCCGCCGTGAACGCTCCCCTGCGGGCCGATGCCATCCCCAGCGGCGAGCTGTTCCCCCATCTCTACGGGCCGCTGCCTTTGAAGGCTGTGCGCTCGGTTGGCACCATGCAGGCGGCAGCATGA